One genomic window of Deltaproteobacteria bacterium includes the following:
- the hemG gene encoding protoporphyrinogen oxidase, with product MPRIVIVGAGLSGLCTAHYLVRHLAEAGNEAEILLLESEAVPGGKMRTIRQDGFHMEWGPNGFLTNKPFGMELVRELGIEGRLSRSSDLARKRFIYSGGTLHRLPETPPAFFRSKLLSLPGRLRILGELFAPAAPRGVDESLGEFARRRLGPEALEKLIDPMVTGIFAGDPDRMSL from the coding sequence ATGCCTCGTATCGTCATCGTCGGAGCGGGTCTCTCGGGGCTTTGCACCGCGCACTACCTCGTTCGCCATCTTGCCGAGGCGGGGAACGAGGCGGAGATCCTCCTGCTGGAATCGGAAGCCGTGCCCGGCGGGAAGATGCGCACGATCCGGCAGGACGGTTTCCACATGGAGTGGGGACCCAACGGGTTCCTGACGAACAAGCCGTTCGGCATGGAGCTGGTCCGTGAGCTCGGGATCGAGGGGCGGCTGTCGCGCTCCTCCGACCTCGCCCGCAAGCGGTTCATCTACTCCGGCGGGACGCTCCACCGGCTCCCGGAGACCCCGCCCGCCTTTTTCCGGTCCAAGCTCCTCTCCCTTCCGGGGAGGCTCCGCATCCTCGGGGAGCTGTTCGCGCCCGCGGCGCCGCGCGGGGTGGACGAGTCGCTCGGGGAGTTCGCGCGCAGGCGGCTGGGGCCCGAGGCGCTGGAGAAGCTGATCGACCCGATGGTCACCGGGATCTTCGCGGGCGATCCGGACAGGATGTCGCT